A stretch of Lactuca sativa cultivar Salinas chromosome 6, Lsat_Salinas_v11, whole genome shotgun sequence DNA encodes these proteins:
- the LOC111914091 gene encoding uncharacterized protein LOC111914091 encodes MFSKSRKRGGKEKWCAKCKKENSRKSGEEVTCFKSGKHWHYADECTFNERLCYACNEEGHFMQDCPKREEPTKPTVPLKHYERCDEEVTCYKCGMKGHYANKCTSDNKVCYRCNKEGHFSRDCPKKNEPTKPKAFHTILDEAENNARIQE; translated from the coding sequence ATGTTTTCGAAATCTAGAAAAAGAGGAGGTAAAGAAAAATGGTGTGCGAAATGCAAAAAGGAAAACTCTAGGAAAAGTGGCGAGGAAGTGACATGTTTTAAAAGTGGAAAGCATTGGCATTACGCCGATGAATGTACATTCAACGAAAGGTTATGTTACGCATGTAATGAAGAAGGTCACTTCATGCAGGACTGCCCGAAGAGGGAAGAACCTACAAAGCCAACTGTACCACTAAAGCATTATGAGAGATGCGACgaagaggtgacttgctacaaatgtggaatgaAAGGTCATTACGCCAACAAGTGCACATCTGACAATAAGGTGTGCTACAGATGTAACAAAGAAGGTCATTTTTCTagagattgcccaaagaagaatgaACCAACAAAGCCAAAGGCATTCCACACGATCCTCGATGAAGCAGAAAACAATGCGAGGATTCAAGAATGA